From a region of the Pongo pygmaeus isolate AG05252 chromosome 5, NHGRI_mPonPyg2-v2.0_pri, whole genome shotgun sequence genome:
- the LOC129037852 gene encoding mitochondrial import receptor subunit TOM5 homolog translates to MFQIQGLAQKLDMEEMKWKVCEDVISSIWNFLIYVALLQIIPFILKKLHSI, encoded by the coding sequence ATGTTCCAGATCCAGGGCCTTGCACAGAAGCTGGATATGGAGGAGATGAAATGGAAGGTGTGTGAGGATGTGATCTCCTCCATATGGAACTTCCTCATCTACGTGGCCCTGCTGCAAATCATTCCTTTTATCTTAAAGAAATTGCACAGCATATGA